One genomic segment of Motacilla alba alba isolate MOTALB_02 chromosome 1A, Motacilla_alba_V1.0_pri, whole genome shotgun sequence includes these proteins:
- the LAMB4 gene encoding laminin subunit beta-4 isoform X2, giving the protein MRLGLAILLHLMLIRPQHAQHDCGAGSCHPALGDLLQGRSKQLTASSTCGMSSPQKYCIIGYLEAEEKCFLCDSRYPYNPYTQHNSHMVENVITTFEPERKKKWWQSENGIDHVSIRLDLETLFQFSHLILTFKTFRPAAMLVERSTDFGKTWKVFRYFAHDCAASFPNISSGPAKSVGDVVCDSRYSDIEPSTEGEVVLKALDPSFEIENPYVPYIQDLITLTNLRINFTKLHTLGDALLGRRHSDPLEKYYYAIYEMVVRGSCFCNGHASQCDSMQNLRGDVFHQSGMVHGRCICHHNTEGFSCERCKDFYNDAPWRPAEGTQDNACKRCNCNSHSSRCHFDMAVYQASGGVSGGVCEDCQDNTTGQHCDRCKPSFYQDPLKVISDPRPCLPCSCDPEGSLPGGVCESRTDPALGTVAGRCPCKENVEGARCDKCKANYYGLSSSDPLGCQPCNCDPLGSLPFSVCDPATGECLCQRFTTGQRCERCLAGYWGLGSSLYGCSQCDCDIGGSQNNLCSLQDGQCECLPNIVSRQCNEPAPGYFFLPLDYYIYEAEHARPLSGSAPLVQPSTLPRCDIYFQKKGYEFMIENGKIVLNRNKKRTVRKSGLEQGAMQVGQDWDLALVLRQPSAGRDVTWTGHGFARVPSGAGLRFVISNVPFAMDFDITVRYEPEFLEDWLASVAIQTAGILSGQHCKNKVPSQEPHELPLPATKRIAILQTPVCLEPGTEYFVDVYFSQLSASDKKAKSFILIDSLGLIPRIGSVENLCSEKDLDEYQKYRCIEIASEVGPHVLPEACARLIASLSARIHNGAVACKCNPQGSLNASCSKLGGQCQCKANVVGRCCDTCSAGSYGFGFHGCYACECHPQGSLSTLCDQVTGQCSCRREVDGQRCSRCLAGYFGFPHCRPCLCNGHAELCDPLTGECLNCRGFTAGSHCERCMDGYYGNPLDGEPCHPCMCPGAPTSNRYFAHSCYQDSQSAQLVCNCLEGYSGNQCDKCPSGFYKNLSSPGLDCAPCPCNNNIDLTDPESCNRVTGECTKCLHNTHGANCQFCKPGYFGSALNQSCQSCTCNLAGVHPAMCPGGDAACLCDPATGACPCLPNVLGATCDQCAPGYWDLASGKGCQTCDCDPKNSQSNKCNQLTGQCPCKPGYSGRCCNECEENYFGNPQMHCVSCECNLEGTRQPTCDKATGACNCRAGVTGRLCDQCARGFEKDFPSCPQCHLCFDQWDAEIAALAQTVQGLMRFAAKLEDKGGRMPSCDMRFKAFEDAISETERVLRHPVLSLEALSGIRDFQAYLQQKVAQMGPLHSSPFEFPDLNKSIEDIVEEADLVFELLQQKIHLHQSFQYLNFKEAISNIRKHSEVSLLAEQRTRGTSPVVRHSEYTRNNALTVLDHQVLNASSVLQQLRMIKSPDIQNLNEKICGVPGDQPCATAACGGALCQDSHGLRQCGGPDCTGALPLSSKAFRKAEETAVMLNNLATQLQEPENQVKSIRKMAEDSKLKGSRFNGQLETTMNQIEVDGEIAKEFIQKVKDFLLDESAPPEDIEKVANYVLQINLPLTPQELTGMLGKLQSIMNHCEKYKLNNKRNTKREDAQTLLVEAQEADKAAKALLPVDEINNKLKNVVKSQGHSKSTIIKSNEEIRGIGTQISQAENQVNKTNDKLNDLSAKQTEMEHESATWQAKMLMNKNQALKARAEAEAAHKRAQKMDNEFTDMKRKYTILQEKLKTQGPPKVTLEKVKQLKEEAEKLAKETEKKIKRITDLEKKLQELNQTKQDKAEQLRQLEEQVIAIKNEIMEQESKYATCKS; this is encoded by the exons GCCCGAAAGGAAGAAGAAGTGGTGGCAGTCAGAAAATG GCATTGACCATGTCAGCATTAGATTGGACCTAGAAACTTTATTCCAATTCAGCCATCTTATCCTGACCTTTAAG ACATTTCGGCCTGCAGCTATGCTGGTTGAGCGCTCTACTGATTTTGGTAAGACCTGGAAAGTGTTTCGATATTTTGCACATGATTGTGCAGCTTCTTTCCCCAACATCTCTTCTGGTCCAGCAAAAAGTGTTGGAGATGTTGTTTGTGATTCAAGATATTCCGACATCGAGCCCTCCACTGAAGGCGAG GTTGTTTTAAAAGCCTTGGATCCCAGCTTTGAAATAGAAAATCCATATGTGCCATATATCCAAG aTCTCATTACATTGACAAACCTAAGGATCAATTTTACTAAACTCCACACCCTTGGAGATGCTCTGCTTGGGAGGAGGCACAGTGATCCCCTTGAGAAGTACTACTATGCCATCTATGAGATGGTTGTGCGGGGCAGCTGCTTTTGCAATGGCCATGCCAGCCAGTGTGATTCCATGCAGAACCTACGGGGAGATGTTTTCCATCAGTCTGGGATG GTCCATGGGAGATGTATCTGCCACCATAACACTGAAGGTTTCTCTTGTGAAAGATGTAAAGATTTCTACAATGATGCTCCCTGGAGGCCAGCTGAAGGGACACAAGATAATGCTTGCAAAC GTTGTAACTGCAACAGCCACTCCAGCAGGTGCCACTTTGACATGGCTGTGTACCAGGCCAGCGGTGGGGTCAGCGGTGGCGTTTGTGAGGACTGCCAGGACAACACCACGGGCCAGCACTGCGACAGGTGCAAACCTTCCTTCTACCAGGATCCACTCAAAGTCATCTCAGATCCTCGGCCATGCCTCC CGTGCAGCTGTGACCCCGAGGGTAGCTTGCCCGGGGGCGTGTGCGAGAGCCGCACGGACCCCGCGCTGGGCACGGTGGCGGGGCGCTGCCCTTGCAAGGAGAACGTGGAGGGCGCTCGCTGCGACAAGTGCAAGGCGAACTACTACGGGCTGAGCAGCAGCGACCCCCTGGGCTGCCAGC cctgcaaCTGCGATCCCTTGGGCAGTTTGCCCTTCTCCGTCTGTGATCCTGCCACGGGAGAGTGCCTCTGCCAGAGGTTCACCACAGGGCAGCGCTGTGAGAGATGCCTT GCAGGATACTGGGGTCTTGGCAGCAGCTTGTATGGCTGTTCCCAATGTGACTGTGATATTGGTGGATCCCAAAATAACTT GTGCTCGCTGCAGGACGGTCAGTGCGAGTGTCTGCCCAACATCGTGAGCCGCCAGTGCAACGAGCCAGCTCCAGGGTACTTCTTTCTACCCCTGGACTATTATATTTATGAAGCTGAGCATGCAAGGCCCCTTTCTGGCTCTGCACCCTTG GTTCAGCCAAGCACTCTTCCAAGGTGTGACATCTACTTCCAGAAGAAAGGCTATGAGTTCATGattgaaaatggaaagattGTGTTAAACAGGAATAAGAAACGAACTGTAAGGAAATCTGGACTGGAACAG GGTGCGATGCAGGTTGGACAGGACTGGGATCTGGCGCTGGTGCTCCGGCAGCCCAGCGCTGGTCGGGATGTCACATGGACAGGACACGGCTTCGCCCGCGTGCCCAGCGGAGCTGGGCTGAGATTTGTCATCAGCAATGTTCCCTTTGCTATGGACTTTGACATCACAGTTCGCTATGAGCCCGAG TTCTTGGAAGACTGGCTTGCAAGCGTTGCCATCCAGACTGCTGGTATCTTGTCAGGTCAACACTGCAAAAACAAGGTCCCTTCACAGGAGCCACATGAGTTGCCTCTCCCAGCTACAAAGAG GATTGCAATTCTGCAAACTCCAGTCTGCCTGGAGCCAGGGACAGAATACTTTGTGGATGTGTatttttcccagctctctgcctctGACAAAAAGGCAAAATCATTCATCTTGATTGACTCA CTTGGACTTATTCCCAGAATTGGATCTGTGGAGAACTTATGCAGTGAAAAGGATTTAGATGAGTACCAGAAGTATCGCTGTATTGAAATTGCATCTGAAGTTGGGCCTCACGTCCTGCCCGAAGCGTGCGCACGGCTCATCGCGAGCCTGTCAGCCCGAATCCACAACGGCGCCGTCG CATGCAAGTGCAATCCCCAAGGGTCGCTGAATGCCAGCTGTAGTAAACTGGGGGGCCAGTGTCAGTGCAAGGCCAACGTCGTGGGACGCTGCTGTGAcacctgctctgcaggcagctaTGGCTTCGGCTTCCACGGCTGCTACG cctgtgaGTGCCACCCGCAAGGCTCGCTGAGCACGCTGTGTGACCAGGTGACAGGGCAGTGCTCCTGCCGCCGGGAGGTGGACGGCCAGCGCTGCAGCCGCTGCCTGGCCGGGTACTTTGGCTTTCCCCACTGCCGGCCCTGCCTCTGCAATGGCCACGCGGAGCTGTGCGACCCCCTGACCGGAGAGTGCCTCAATTGCCGCGGCTTCACCGCTGGAAGCCACTGTGAAAG GTGCATGGATGGCTATTATGGAAATCCTCTGGACGGAGAGCCCTGCCACCCATGCATGTGCCCAGGGGCCCCTACAAGCAATAGATATTTTGCACATTCCTGTTACCAGGACTCCCAATCTGCACAGCTTGTCTGTAATTGTCTCGAGGGATATTCAG GCAATCAGTGTGACAAGTGTCCTAGTGGGTTCTACAAAAacctcagcagccctgggcttgACTGTGCACCATGTCCCTGCAATAACAACATTGATTTGACAGACCCAGAGTCCTGTAACAGGGTCACTGGGGAATGCACCAAGTGTTTACACAACACCCATGGAGCAAACTGCCAGTTCTGCAAACCAGGTTATTTTGGCTCAGCCCTCAATCAAAGCTGTCAAA GCTGCACGTGCAATCTGGCAGGTGTTCACCCTGCCATGTGCCCGGGGGGGGATGCAGCCTGCCTGTGTGACCCAGCCACAGGGGCTTGTCCTTGCCTGCCCAATGTGCTGGGTGCCACCTGTGACCAGTGTGCCCCCGGCTACTGGGACCTGGCCAGTGGAAAAGGATGTCAGACCTGTGACTGTGATCCAAAAAACTCCCAAAGCAACAAGTGCAACCAG CTTACAGGCCAGTGTCCATGTAAGCCAGGTTACAGTGGAAGATGCTGCAATGAATGTGAGGAAAACTACTTTGGCAATCCCCAGATGCATTGTGTTT CATGTGAGTGTAACCTGGAGGGGACCCGCCAGCCCACGTGTGACAAAGCCACCGGCGCGTGTAACTGTCGTGCTGGTGTCACCGGCCGGCTCTGTGACCAGTGTGCCCGCGGCTTTGAGAAGGActttccttcctgccctcaGTGTCATCTTTGTTTTGATCAGTGGGATGCTGAAATTGCTGCTCTTGCTCAGACTGTGCAGGGCTTAATGAGGTTTGCAGCAAAGCTGGAAGATAAAGGAGGACGAATGCCCAGCTGTGACATGCGCTTCAAAGCCTTCGAAGATGCCATTTCTGAAACTGAACGCGTCTTGAGACATCCTGTCCTTTCACTGGAGGCCCTATCAGGCATCAGGGATTTTCAGGCCTACCTTCA ACAAAAAGTTGCTCAGATGGGTCCCCTTCACAGTTCACCCTTTGAGTTTCCTGACCTTAACAAGAGCATAGAAGATATAGTAGAAGAAGCCGACCTAGTGTTTGAACTTCTACAACAAAAAATACATCTGCATCAAAGTTTTCAGTACTTGAACTTCAAAG AGGCCATCAGCAACATTAGGAAACACTCTGAAGTATCATTGCTGGCAGAACAGAGGACCAGGGGGACAAGCCCTGTTGTAAGACACTCGGAGTACACCAGGAACAACGCACTCACTGTGTTGGACCACCAGGTCTTAAACGCAAGCAGTGTGCTGCAACAGCTCAGAATGATCAAAAGCCCTGACATCCAAAACTTGAATGAAAAG ATCTGTGGTGTTCCAGGAGACCAGCCatgtgccacagcagcctgtgggGGAGCTTTGTGCCAGGACAGTCATGGACTAAGGCAGTGTGGTGGCCCAGACTGCACTGGagctcttcctctctcctccaaGGCCTTCAGGAAAGCTGAGGAGACTGCTGTGATGCTAAATAACTTGGCTACTCAGCTACAGGAACCTGAGAATCAG GTTAAAAGCATTAGAAAAATGGCAGAAGACAGCAAACTGAAAGGCTCGCGATTTAATGGGCAACTGGAGACAACTATGAATCAAATTGAAGTTGATGGAGAGATCGCTAAGGAGTTCATCCAAAAAGTGAAAGACTTCTTGTTAG ATGAGAGTGCTCCTCCAGAAGACATTGAGAAGGTGGCAAACTATGTTCTGCAAATAAACCTTCCCCTGACTCCACAAGAGCTCACAGGCATGCTTGGCAAACTTCAAAGCATTATGAACCACTGTGAGAAGTACAAACTGAATAAtaagagaaacacaaaaaggGAGGATGCTCAGACACTGCTGGTGGAGGCACAAGAAGCTGA cAAAGCAGCTAAAGCTCTTCTGCCAGTGGatgaaattaataataaactaaaaaatGTTGTGAAGTCCCAAGGGCACTCCAAAAGCACCATCATAAAGTCAAATGAAGAGATACGAGGCATCGGAACACAAATCTCTCAG GCTGAGAACCAGGTGAACAAGACAAATGATAAACTAAATGACTTGTCAGCCAAACAGACTGAGATGGAACATGAAAGTGCCACATGGCAGGCAAAAATGCTGATGAACAAGAATCAAGCTCTAAAGGcaagagcagaggcagaagcagctCACAAGCGAGCCCAGAAAATGGATAAT GAATTTACTGATATGAAAAGAAAGTACACCATTCTTCAAGAAAAGCTAAAAACCCAAGGACCTCCAAAAGTAACACTAGAAAAAGTGAAGCAGTtgaaagaagaagcagaaaaactggctaaagagactgaaaagaagataaaaagaatAACAG ATTTGGAGAAGAAGCTTCAGGAACTGAATCAAACTAAACAAGATAAAGCAGAGCAACTGAGACAACTAGAGGAACAAGTGATagccattaaaaatgaaatcatgGAGCAGGAAAGCAAGTATGCAACATGCAAGAGTTAG
- the LAMB4 gene encoding laminin subunit beta-4 isoform X1, whose protein sequence is MRLGLAILLHLMLIRPQHAQHDCGAGSCHPALGDLLQGRSKQLTASSTCGMSSPQKYCIIGYLEAEEKCFLCDSRYPYNPYTQHNSHMVENVITTFEPERKKKWWQSENGIDHVSIRLDLETLFQFSHLILTFKTFRPAAMLVERSTDFGKTWKVFRYFAHDCAASFPNISSGPAKSVGDVVCDSRYSDIEPSTEGEVVLKALDPSFEIENPYVPYIQDLITLTNLRINFTKLHTLGDALLGRRHSDPLEKYYYAIYEMVVRGSCFCNGHASQCDSMQNLRGDVFHQSGMVHGRCICHHNTEGFSCERCKDFYNDAPWRPAEGTQDNACKRCNCNSHSSRCHFDMAVYQASGGVSGGVCEDCQDNTTGQHCDRCKPSFYQDPLKVISDPRPCLPCSCDPEGSLPGGVCESRTDPALGTVAGRCPCKENVEGARCDKCKANYYGLSSSDPLGCQPCNCDPLGSLPFSVCDPATGECLCQRFTTGQRCERCLAGYWGLGSSLYGCSQCDCDIGGSQNNLCSLQDGQCECLPNIVSRQCNEPAPGYFFLPLDYYIYEAEHARPLSGSAPLVQPSTLPRCDIYFQKKGYEFMIENGKIVLNRNKKRTVRKSGLEQGAMQVGQDWDLALVLRQPSAGRDVTWTGHGFARVPSGAGLRFVISNVPFAMDFDITVRYEPEFLEDWLASVAIQTAGILSGQHCKNKVPSQEPHELPLPATKRIAILQTPVCLEPGTEYFVDVYFSQLSASDKKAKSFILIDSLGLIPRIGSVENLCSEKDLDEYQKYRCIEIASEVGPHVLPEACARLIASLSARIHNGAVACKCNPQGSLNASCSKLGGQCQCKANVVGRCCDTCSAGSYGFGFHGCYACECHPQGSLSTLCDQVTGQCSCRREVDGQRCSRCLAGYFGFPHCRPCLCNGHAELCDPLTGECLNCRGFTAGSHCERCMDGYYGNPLDGEPCHPCMCPGAPTSNRYFAHSCYQDSQSAQLVCNCLEGYSGNQCDKCPSGFYKNLSSPGLDCAPCPCNNNIDLTDPESCNRVTGECTKCLHNTHGANCQFCKPGYFGSALNQSCQSCTCNLAGVHPAMCPGGDAACLCDPATGACPCLPNVLGATCDQCAPGYWDLASGKGCQTCDCDPKNSQSNKCNQLTGQCPCKPGYSGRCCNECEENYFGNPQMHCVSCECNLEGTRQPTCDKATGACNCRAGVTGRLCDQCARGFEKDFPSCPQCHLCFDQWDAEIAALAQTVQGLMRFAAKLEDKGGRMPSCDMRFKAFEDAISETERVLRHPVLSLEALSGIRDFQAYLQQKVAQMGPLHSSPFEFPDLNKSIEDIVEEADLVFELLQQKIHLHQSFQYLNFKEAISNIRKHSEVSLLAEQRTRGTSPVVRHSEYTRNNALTVLDHQVLNASSVLQQLRMIKSPDIQNLNEKICGVPGDQPCATAACGGALCQDSHGLRQCGGPDCTGALPLSSKAFRKAEETAVMLNNLATQLQEPENQVKSIRKMAEDSKLKGSRFNGQLETTMNQIEVDGEIAKEFIQKVKDFLLDESAPPEDIEKVANYVLQINLPLTPQELTGMLGKLQSIMNHCEKYKLNNKRNTKREDAQTLLVEAQEADKAAKALLPVDEINNKLKNVVKSQGHSKSTIIKSNEEIRGIGTQISQAENQVNKTNDKLNDLSAKQTEMEHESATWQAKMLMNKNQALKARAEAEAAHKRAQKMDNEFTDMKRKYTILQEKLKTQGPPKVTLEKVKQLKEEAEKLAKETEKKIKRITGDVLTSTVSGKHCVVMISRLKPLPTGTNTLSSPKIRFKTIYLVKIPA, encoded by the exons GCCCGAAAGGAAGAAGAAGTGGTGGCAGTCAGAAAATG GCATTGACCATGTCAGCATTAGATTGGACCTAGAAACTTTATTCCAATTCAGCCATCTTATCCTGACCTTTAAG ACATTTCGGCCTGCAGCTATGCTGGTTGAGCGCTCTACTGATTTTGGTAAGACCTGGAAAGTGTTTCGATATTTTGCACATGATTGTGCAGCTTCTTTCCCCAACATCTCTTCTGGTCCAGCAAAAAGTGTTGGAGATGTTGTTTGTGATTCAAGATATTCCGACATCGAGCCCTCCACTGAAGGCGAG GTTGTTTTAAAAGCCTTGGATCCCAGCTTTGAAATAGAAAATCCATATGTGCCATATATCCAAG aTCTCATTACATTGACAAACCTAAGGATCAATTTTACTAAACTCCACACCCTTGGAGATGCTCTGCTTGGGAGGAGGCACAGTGATCCCCTTGAGAAGTACTACTATGCCATCTATGAGATGGTTGTGCGGGGCAGCTGCTTTTGCAATGGCCATGCCAGCCAGTGTGATTCCATGCAGAACCTACGGGGAGATGTTTTCCATCAGTCTGGGATG GTCCATGGGAGATGTATCTGCCACCATAACACTGAAGGTTTCTCTTGTGAAAGATGTAAAGATTTCTACAATGATGCTCCCTGGAGGCCAGCTGAAGGGACACAAGATAATGCTTGCAAAC GTTGTAACTGCAACAGCCACTCCAGCAGGTGCCACTTTGACATGGCTGTGTACCAGGCCAGCGGTGGGGTCAGCGGTGGCGTTTGTGAGGACTGCCAGGACAACACCACGGGCCAGCACTGCGACAGGTGCAAACCTTCCTTCTACCAGGATCCACTCAAAGTCATCTCAGATCCTCGGCCATGCCTCC CGTGCAGCTGTGACCCCGAGGGTAGCTTGCCCGGGGGCGTGTGCGAGAGCCGCACGGACCCCGCGCTGGGCACGGTGGCGGGGCGCTGCCCTTGCAAGGAGAACGTGGAGGGCGCTCGCTGCGACAAGTGCAAGGCGAACTACTACGGGCTGAGCAGCAGCGACCCCCTGGGCTGCCAGC cctgcaaCTGCGATCCCTTGGGCAGTTTGCCCTTCTCCGTCTGTGATCCTGCCACGGGAGAGTGCCTCTGCCAGAGGTTCACCACAGGGCAGCGCTGTGAGAGATGCCTT GCAGGATACTGGGGTCTTGGCAGCAGCTTGTATGGCTGTTCCCAATGTGACTGTGATATTGGTGGATCCCAAAATAACTT GTGCTCGCTGCAGGACGGTCAGTGCGAGTGTCTGCCCAACATCGTGAGCCGCCAGTGCAACGAGCCAGCTCCAGGGTACTTCTTTCTACCCCTGGACTATTATATTTATGAAGCTGAGCATGCAAGGCCCCTTTCTGGCTCTGCACCCTTG GTTCAGCCAAGCACTCTTCCAAGGTGTGACATCTACTTCCAGAAGAAAGGCTATGAGTTCATGattgaaaatggaaagattGTGTTAAACAGGAATAAGAAACGAACTGTAAGGAAATCTGGACTGGAACAG GGTGCGATGCAGGTTGGACAGGACTGGGATCTGGCGCTGGTGCTCCGGCAGCCCAGCGCTGGTCGGGATGTCACATGGACAGGACACGGCTTCGCCCGCGTGCCCAGCGGAGCTGGGCTGAGATTTGTCATCAGCAATGTTCCCTTTGCTATGGACTTTGACATCACAGTTCGCTATGAGCCCGAG TTCTTGGAAGACTGGCTTGCAAGCGTTGCCATCCAGACTGCTGGTATCTTGTCAGGTCAACACTGCAAAAACAAGGTCCCTTCACAGGAGCCACATGAGTTGCCTCTCCCAGCTACAAAGAG GATTGCAATTCTGCAAACTCCAGTCTGCCTGGAGCCAGGGACAGAATACTTTGTGGATGTGTatttttcccagctctctgcctctGACAAAAAGGCAAAATCATTCATCTTGATTGACTCA CTTGGACTTATTCCCAGAATTGGATCTGTGGAGAACTTATGCAGTGAAAAGGATTTAGATGAGTACCAGAAGTATCGCTGTATTGAAATTGCATCTGAAGTTGGGCCTCACGTCCTGCCCGAAGCGTGCGCACGGCTCATCGCGAGCCTGTCAGCCCGAATCCACAACGGCGCCGTCG CATGCAAGTGCAATCCCCAAGGGTCGCTGAATGCCAGCTGTAGTAAACTGGGGGGCCAGTGTCAGTGCAAGGCCAACGTCGTGGGACGCTGCTGTGAcacctgctctgcaggcagctaTGGCTTCGGCTTCCACGGCTGCTACG cctgtgaGTGCCACCCGCAAGGCTCGCTGAGCACGCTGTGTGACCAGGTGACAGGGCAGTGCTCCTGCCGCCGGGAGGTGGACGGCCAGCGCTGCAGCCGCTGCCTGGCCGGGTACTTTGGCTTTCCCCACTGCCGGCCCTGCCTCTGCAATGGCCACGCGGAGCTGTGCGACCCCCTGACCGGAGAGTGCCTCAATTGCCGCGGCTTCACCGCTGGAAGCCACTGTGAAAG GTGCATGGATGGCTATTATGGAAATCCTCTGGACGGAGAGCCCTGCCACCCATGCATGTGCCCAGGGGCCCCTACAAGCAATAGATATTTTGCACATTCCTGTTACCAGGACTCCCAATCTGCACAGCTTGTCTGTAATTGTCTCGAGGGATATTCAG GCAATCAGTGTGACAAGTGTCCTAGTGGGTTCTACAAAAacctcagcagccctgggcttgACTGTGCACCATGTCCCTGCAATAACAACATTGATTTGACAGACCCAGAGTCCTGTAACAGGGTCACTGGGGAATGCACCAAGTGTTTACACAACACCCATGGAGCAAACTGCCAGTTCTGCAAACCAGGTTATTTTGGCTCAGCCCTCAATCAAAGCTGTCAAA GCTGCACGTGCAATCTGGCAGGTGTTCACCCTGCCATGTGCCCGGGGGGGGATGCAGCCTGCCTGTGTGACCCAGCCACAGGGGCTTGTCCTTGCCTGCCCAATGTGCTGGGTGCCACCTGTGACCAGTGTGCCCCCGGCTACTGGGACCTGGCCAGTGGAAAAGGATGTCAGACCTGTGACTGTGATCCAAAAAACTCCCAAAGCAACAAGTGCAACCAG CTTACAGGCCAGTGTCCATGTAAGCCAGGTTACAGTGGAAGATGCTGCAATGAATGTGAGGAAAACTACTTTGGCAATCCCCAGATGCATTGTGTTT CATGTGAGTGTAACCTGGAGGGGACCCGCCAGCCCACGTGTGACAAAGCCACCGGCGCGTGTAACTGTCGTGCTGGTGTCACCGGCCGGCTCTGTGACCAGTGTGCCCGCGGCTTTGAGAAGGActttccttcctgccctcaGTGTCATCTTTGTTTTGATCAGTGGGATGCTGAAATTGCTGCTCTTGCTCAGACTGTGCAGGGCTTAATGAGGTTTGCAGCAAAGCTGGAAGATAAAGGAGGACGAATGCCCAGCTGTGACATGCGCTTCAAAGCCTTCGAAGATGCCATTTCTGAAACTGAACGCGTCTTGAGACATCCTGTCCTTTCACTGGAGGCCCTATCAGGCATCAGGGATTTTCAGGCCTACCTTCA ACAAAAAGTTGCTCAGATGGGTCCCCTTCACAGTTCACCCTTTGAGTTTCCTGACCTTAACAAGAGCATAGAAGATATAGTAGAAGAAGCCGACCTAGTGTTTGAACTTCTACAACAAAAAATACATCTGCATCAAAGTTTTCAGTACTTGAACTTCAAAG AGGCCATCAGCAACATTAGGAAACACTCTGAAGTATCATTGCTGGCAGAACAGAGGACCAGGGGGACAAGCCCTGTTGTAAGACACTCGGAGTACACCAGGAACAACGCACTCACTGTGTTGGACCACCAGGTCTTAAACGCAAGCAGTGTGCTGCAACAGCTCAGAATGATCAAAAGCCCTGACATCCAAAACTTGAATGAAAAG ATCTGTGGTGTTCCAGGAGACCAGCCatgtgccacagcagcctgtgggGGAGCTTTGTGCCAGGACAGTCATGGACTAAGGCAGTGTGGTGGCCCAGACTGCACTGGagctcttcctctctcctccaaGGCCTTCAGGAAAGCTGAGGAGACTGCTGTGATGCTAAATAACTTGGCTACTCAGCTACAGGAACCTGAGAATCAG GTTAAAAGCATTAGAAAAATGGCAGAAGACAGCAAACTGAAAGGCTCGCGATTTAATGGGCAACTGGAGACAACTATGAATCAAATTGAAGTTGATGGAGAGATCGCTAAGGAGTTCATCCAAAAAGTGAAAGACTTCTTGTTAG ATGAGAGTGCTCCTCCAGAAGACATTGAGAAGGTGGCAAACTATGTTCTGCAAATAAACCTTCCCCTGACTCCACAAGAGCTCACAGGCATGCTTGGCAAACTTCAAAGCATTATGAACCACTGTGAGAAGTACAAACTGAATAAtaagagaaacacaaaaaggGAGGATGCTCAGACACTGCTGGTGGAGGCACAAGAAGCTGA cAAAGCAGCTAAAGCTCTTCTGCCAGTGGatgaaattaataataaactaaaaaatGTTGTGAAGTCCCAAGGGCACTCCAAAAGCACCATCATAAAGTCAAATGAAGAGATACGAGGCATCGGAACACAAATCTCTCAG GCTGAGAACCAGGTGAACAAGACAAATGATAAACTAAATGACTTGTCAGCCAAACAGACTGAGATGGAACATGAAAGTGCCACATGGCAGGCAAAAATGCTGATGAACAAGAATCAAGCTCTAAAGGcaagagcagaggcagaagcagctCACAAGCGAGCCCAGAAAATGGATAAT GAATTTACTGATATGAAAAGAAAGTACACCATTCTTCAAGAAAAGCTAAAAACCCAAGGACCTCCAAAAGTAACACTAGAAAAAGTGAAGCAGTtgaaagaagaagcagaaaaactggctaaagagactgaaaagaagataaaaagaatAACAGGTGATGTTCTCACTTCCACAGTGAGTGGCAAGCACTGTGTAGTCATGATTTCAAGGCTAAAGCCCTTGCCCACAGGCACTAACACACTAAGTTCACCCAAAATTAGGTTTAAAACAATTTACCTGGTGAAAATCCCTGCCTGA